Below is a genomic region from Bordetella pertussis 18323.
TGGTGCGGATGGAGCCGCCCGACATGTTCAACGAACTGCCGCCCTGCAGGTATACGCCGTGCGCGTTCTTGCCGCTGGTCTGGATGGCGGTGTTGCTGACCTGCAGCACGCCGCCGGGGCTCAGCACCTGCGATTCCGTTCCCAGCCCATAGGCGTCGACGCCGCTGGTCGTGATGCGCGAATCGCGCAGCGCGATCGTACCGTCATCCGCGCCCATGGCGCCCACCGCATGCTCGCCGGTGGTATTGATGGTCAGGCCGACGGCGCGGATGCTACCCCCGAACTCGGCGCGCAGGCCGTCGGAATACGCGTCCGTGGTGCGGATGTCCGTCCCGTTGAGTTCGATCATGGTGCCGGAATCCAGGGACTGCACGCCATAGCTACCGCCGCCCACGGTCGCGATGCTGCCGCCGCTCACATTCACCAGTGCGCCGTATTCCGCGCGCACGCCCGGGGCCTCCCAGCCATTGCCGGCATCGGTGCGCACGCTCACCTGGTTCAGGTAGACGCGGGCGCCATCCGCGGCGTTGACGGCGCCCATCAGGCCGCCGCTGGCCGTCACGCTGCCTCCCTGCAGCGTGAATACGGCATTGCTGCCCTCGCCGTACACCACCCATTCCCGATTGGCGCTCAGGTTCGTGCCCGAATAATGGGCGCCCGCCACCGGCTGTCCCGGCGGGCAGGCCCCGATACACTCCAGGCGGTTCTCCGCCGCGCCCGCCGCGCCGTACACGCCCAGCAGGGCCGCCGCCAGCGACGTGATGCGCAGGCCCATGCCTCGCGCGCTTGCTTGTGCCATCAGACCTCTCCTCGTTTGCCGGGATTCTTGTGGAATGGAATAGGACCCCGTGCAAATTGATACAAATCAATTCAAATATGCCGAAATTTGTTAATAAATTTCGACTAACAGACAAACTGTAACGGCCGAAGGCGTACCGCGCGCCACCCATTTGGGGGGTGCCGGTTCGGTAAAAAACGGGCAGCACATGGCGCAGGCACGCGCGTGCGTCCGCCCCGCAGCGAACGCTAGGCACAGGGCGGGCAGGAGGAAACAGGGGCCCGGCGCCGGACGGCCGGGCGTCAGGGCGTCGCCGCCCTGTCCTGCAACAAGGCGCCCAGGCGCGGCAACACCCGTAGCGCGGTGGTGGTCGTGGCCCTCGCCACATCGGCGACAGCCTGGCCGCGCAGCGCGGCCAGTTCGGCGGCGATGCGCGGCAACTGGCCCGGCGTGTTGCGCCGCTCGGGTTCGTACAGCCAGGCCGGCGGAATATCCGGGGCATCGGTTTCCAGCACCAGGTGGTCCAGCCCGATATCGGCCGCATGGCGCCGGATCTGCAGCGCGCGGGGATAGGTCATGGCCCCGCCCAGGCCCAGCGCGAAGCCTTGCTCGACGAAGGCGCCGGCCTGTTGCGCGCTGCCGTTGAAAGCGTGCGCGATGCCGCCGGGCACGCCCGGCCTGCGCCGCAGATGCTTGAGTAGGATGTCTTGCGAGCGCCGCACATGCAGCAGCACCGGCAGGCCGTATTCGGCCGCCAGGTCGAGCTGGGCGGCGTAAAAGCGCTCCTGGCGCTCGCGCGGGGCGCCGCTGGCGATTTCCGCCACGAAGAAGTCCAGGCCGATCTCGCCGATGGCCACGAAACGCGGGTCCGGCAAGGCGGATTCGATGGCCCGGCGCAGGCTGTCGAGATCTTCGTCGCGGGCGCGCGCCACGTACAAGGGATGGATACCCAGCGCATAGGCGCCGCTATCCACGGCATGGGCAAGCTGGCGTACGGTTGCGAAGTTGGCGCGCTCGACGGCCGGAATCACGATGGCCTGCACGCCGGCCTCGCGCGCCGCGCGGGCCACCGCCATGCGGTCGGCGTCGAATTCGGCGGCATCGAGATGGCAGTGCGTATCGATCAGCATGGCCGGGCTCCAGGGCCGCGCGACAGGCCGGCGTCAATCCGGCTGCAGGCGCCCGTTTTCCATGTGCAGCTGGCGATCGGCGCGTGCGGCCAGCTCCGGATCGTGGGTGACGATCACGAAAGCCGTGCCGGATTCGCGGTTCACGCGCGTGAGCAGCTCGAACATATTGTGCGCCGTATGGCGATCCAGGTTGCCGGTGGGCTCGTCGGCCAGCACGCAGGCCGGCCGCGTCACCAGGGCGCGCGCCAGCGCCACGCGCTGCCGCTCGCCCCCGGACAGCTGGCCCGGAAAGTGCTCCTCGCGCGCGGCCAGCCCCACCAGTTCCAGCACTTCGCGTGCCTGGGCGCGCGCACGGTCGCGATTCTCGCG
It encodes:
- a CDS encoding TatD family hydrolase; the protein is MLIDTHCHLDAAEFDADRMAVARAAREAGVQAIVIPAVERANFATVRQLAHAVDSGAYALGIHPLYVARARDEDLDSLRRAIESALPDPRFVAIGEIGLDFFVAEIASGAPRERQERFYAAQLDLAAEYGLPVLLHVRRSQDILLKHLRRRPGVPGGIAHAFNGSAQQAGAFVEQGFALGLGGAMTYPRALQIRRHAADIGLDHLVLETDAPDIPPAWLYEPERRNTPGQLPRIAAELAALRGQAVADVARATTTTALRVLPRLGALLQDRAATP